Genomic segment of Malus domestica chromosome 15, GDT2T_hap1:
CAATTGAATTACCATTTGGAATTGCAGAATGAGGTGGAGTTGTTGCATAAAATTCAGCATCCAAATATAATTACCCTTTTGGGTTGCAGTATTAATGGTGACTCAAGGTTCATTGTTTATGAACTGATGTATAGCGGATCTCTGGAAACTCAATTGCACGGTAAAACAGTTGTTTCATTCTTCTATTTTTAATCTCAAGAAGGTAATCAAATGGTGCTAATATCTTTTCAAATTGTTGTAGGACCCTCTCATGGTTCCGCATTAACATGGCCCATGCGAATGAAAATTGCTCTTGATGCAGCAAGGTGAGCTTGGTTTTCTCAGTtgttttcttcttgttcttggtTCTTACATATTAACTAACATATTGGCCACTGTTGACCAGAGGGTTAGAATATCTACACGAGTACTGCAGCCCCCCAGTGATCCATAGAGATCTGAAAACATCTAATATTCTTTTAGATGCCAACTTCAATGCCAAGGTAGGGTTGTATAAATTATTGCAGTGTCTCATCTTTCCTTTTTAAATAGTAAGTTTCCATTTAAAAAATGGCTGCAATGCATTATTAGCCTCTTGCATTTAATttcactgattttttttctctctctcatggTTGCTGGTTTCAGCTCTCTGATTTTGGTCTTGCCGTGGCTGACGGGGCCAAAAATAGTAAGAACATCAAGCTTTCTGGAACGTTGGGTTATGTTGCTCCAGAGTATCTTTTAGATGGTATGCCAACTAAACTTGTAATAATTGCAACATGTATTCTTTGAATCGCACTGATTGAATTTCAGTTTTCTTTTCGCTTAGCTAGTTGTTATCTAATTGTTCTTTGGCCCCTTGACAACAGCAATGGCACTAAGTTTGATAGAGATATTAAAAAATGTGTCTTTTAATTAAGCTATATTGGGTCCATAGCTGCACATGTTCTGCTAGTGGATGCATATTCCATTTCAGATCTGGAAGAGGAAATTCCATACCTACTTGCTTTACCTCAAGCTTAATTAATCGAAATTAGGGATGGTGTGAGCCATTTATGTTGAACTGGTTTGAACACGAGAGAGGAGAAAGGTAGTTGCCGGCATTCAATTTTTGGGTGACATGTTGATTTTCTGAAAAGTTTGGACTCCCATTGAAGAAAAGTTTAGCTGATTAATAGTGAAACTTTTGGTTATAGACGCGGTTATAATGCATGCTAGATTCACATGTTTAAACAAATAACAGTCACCAAAATGCACGTAGTCAGTTAAGATACCAAGCAGCATAATTTTCTGAAGTGTGGTGCAAGTTTTGCAGACTCACGGTTCCATTTTGTTGTAGAATTTGAAACATCATTAAGCTtgatctgtttatctcttccaatttttggcggtatataataaaatcactCGTGTGATTTTTTAGGTAAATTGACGGATAAGAGTGATGTCTATGCTTTTGGAGTTGTGCTTCTGGAGCTTCTACTAGGAAGAAGGCCTGTTGAAAAACTTTCACCAACTCAGTGCCAATCTATAGTCACATGGGTATGCCTTTCTTGTAACTGCTCTCCATTAAATTTATTTGCATTAATTCccactaaaaactaaaaacttcaaattcaatGATGTAATACAGGCCCTGCCTCAGCTCACTGACAGATCAAAGCTTCCAAACATTGTGGATCCCGTGATCAAAGATTCCATGGATCTGAAGCACTTATACCAGGTTTGTGAATTACAAATCCAGCCTGCTCGATTCTAATTAGCTCCATGATAAGACTCCTGCTTGACTCTGTACATTGACTCCTCGTTCTGTGCTGAATGGACCTGAAATTTCATGCCTTGGTACAACTAATGAGTTGCAATGTGTTACTTACAGGTTGCTGCTGTTGCTGTGTTATGTGTGCAACCGGAACCAAGTTACCGCCCACTGATAACAGATGTTTTGCATTCCCTTGTTCCTCTTGTTCCGGTGGATCTCGGAGGGACTCTAAGAGTTACCCAACCTGGACCTCCGGAAAGCACCCCATTGTCTCCTGGTCACTGATGCACGAGAAATGCTTCATGATGCTTCTACAACATTTTTGGGTGTCCACTGCTCTAATCCCTCCCCCAAATCGCTCATTGATTTGCATTTGCTAACAAAGATCTTGCTGGGAAGTTAATGCCTTCGGTTATTGCTGTGGAAGAAAGTCGCCCCGGCGGGGTGAAAAATTCTTGGTATAATTTTACACCTCTGTAAATTGAATGAATTTGGTTTAAGAAACTTGTGCATATGAGGCGCATTCGTCCAAGACGCTAGCTAATTTCAATTTTGACCCTTTTGTTTTCAGTGTATGAAATCAGCTAATTTTCTGGGGTCATTTGAATTACCTCTGGAGATCTGTTTGTTTCTCCTGAGAGTGCTCTAGGATTGTAAAAGCTATAAATAATctttttctaatgaactaaaattGTTATGTAAAGCATCAATACTACCATCTTAGGAGCATTGCCGTGAAAAAGTTCCTGGTACATGAATTAGATTCTAGCCACCAAACTAAacaaagttgaggtttcactcATGTGTGGTGGCACTTTAAACACGTGTGCAACACGTATTTAGTGACATGTAGTATGCGTGGTTATTAGATTTCATATGTAGGCTATCATATTCTGACaccaagaaagaaaatgaggTTCATTTTGAGACAAATCGGCAATAAGAGTAACCCAGCTCCTTAAACGCAACTTTGATAGAACTTCGCAACTTTTCAACGTGAGACAACACTTTACATTCTTTAGTGTAATTAAGTTCCCCTTTTTCACTTGGACGACCTTTATTGGGCAAAATTTTGACCTTGGTGTGGCCACTGTTAAGTCTACACTTCTAGAAAACACGTCTAAGTGGCAAGGTAATAATGTTTCATGATGAATTTTATATGAAACAAAATCCATCTATGTTGCTTTTCGTAATTGCTCTTTTTTGTATGATTGGAGGAAAACACagctttttttatttgcaaaattTGGAATGCATATATGGATTCCATATTTCAACGAGACAAGACTGCACCCTAGTCAAAAGAAACTCATATAAGTTTTTTCATAAGGTTAAACTGATACATCTGAAGTCTCGTGTTCAGTTTTCCCTTCTTTAAATAGTGACGTCTCATATGTGCCATTCTAGCTACTTGGATTGACTTTTGAAAAATTTAATGGTGATGGGGCAAAGTAGAACGTCAAAC
This window contains:
- the LOC103415517 gene encoding probable receptor-like protein kinase At1g80640 isoform X2 — encoded protein: MKLLLLLLLLLVQILLLLLVQPNPICVGATPTDPFLSSISAPLSSPISPIASSMATFTPEGSEGHQMGSHKKMLIPLIITCTALGVVFLSLLCLWIYHKKFQHKSHKKSGQSSSDAEKGLALGPFAGKFNSIRMVSKKGSVPVIEYKVLETGTNNFLDSNIIGEGGFGCVYKGRLDDNLLVAVKKLDCANQDAEREFENEVELLHKIQHPNIITLLGCSINGDSRFIVYELMYSGSLETQLHGPSHGSALTWPMRMKIALDAARGLEYLHEYCSPPVIHRDLKTSNILLDANFNAKLSDFGLAVADGAKNSKNIKLSGTLGYVAPEYLLDGKLTDKSDVYAFGVVLLELLLGRRPVEKLSPTQCQSIVTWALPQLTDRSKLPNIVDPVIKDSMDLKHLYQVAAVAVLCVQPEPSYRPLITDVLHSLVPLVPVDLGGTLRVTQPGPPESTPLSPGH
- the LOC103415517 gene encoding probable receptor-like protein kinase At1g80640 isoform X1, which translates into the protein MKLLLLLLLLLVQILLLLLVQPNPICVGATPTDPFLSSISAPLSSPISPIASSMATFTPGIAEGSEGHQMGSHKKMLIPLIITCTALGVVFLSLLCLWIYHKKFQHKSHKKSGQSSSDAEKGLALGPFAGKFNSIRMVSKKGSVPVIEYKVLETGTNNFLDSNIIGEGGFGCVYKGRLDDNLLVAVKKLDCANQDAEREFENEVELLHKIQHPNIITLLGCSINGDSRFIVYELMYSGSLETQLHGPSHGSALTWPMRMKIALDAARGLEYLHEYCSPPVIHRDLKTSNILLDANFNAKLSDFGLAVADGAKNSKNIKLSGTLGYVAPEYLLDGKLTDKSDVYAFGVVLLELLLGRRPVEKLSPTQCQSIVTWALPQLTDRSKLPNIVDPVIKDSMDLKHLYQVAAVAVLCVQPEPSYRPLITDVLHSLVPLVPVDLGGTLRVTQPGPPESTPLSPGH